The nucleotide window ACGAGGGTGTAGTTCCACTTCTCTCCAGGGTCCAGGTACGTTATCTCCGTCTTCTCGGCGACGATAGTTCCGTTCCTGTAGACCTTCATCCATATCGGCCCGATTATCCTATCGTTGGAGTGGGAAACCAGTGAGAACCCTATCTTCACGTTGTTCCCGTAGATGTAGCGCTCTCCGACGTCGATTGACAGGGTGTAGAGGATCTCCTTCTCAACGCGGAGGACGAGCTTTCTCTCGACGCTGACGTTTCCGAGGGTTCCGCGGACGGTCACGTTGTAGTCCCCTGAGGGCAGCTCGGGAACCTTCAGCGTCAGGTCGAAGACCCTGCTCTCGTTCACCCCCACGTAAACGGTCTTGTTCACCACGTAGAGGCCGTTCTCCATGTTCCAGACGAGGGACAGCGTCAGGTTGCTCAGCGGCTCGCTCCCCGTGTTGGTAACCCTTACCGGGACGGAGACTATTGACCCAGGCGGCGCGCTGATGACCTCCTTAACGGGTGAAACGTCGAAGGACACCGAGGCGGCAACGCCGCTCAGGGGAACCATCGAGGCGAGGAGGACGATCAGGAGGATCGAGGCTTTAACCTTCATTCCCACCACCCTTTATTACATCGAGAAGGCTCTTCTGCTTTCCCACAACCTCCTCCAGGCTCATGCCGGCATCACCGTAGTCTATGCGGTAGTTCTTGCCCGTTCTCTTTCCGGAGATGTCCTCCGCCCGGAAGAACCTCCACTCCCGTCCGATGAACTTTACCGCTATGTAGGGCTTTCCCCCGAACCTTTGCGAGAACGAGAGGAGCTTTTCGAGGTCTTCCCCGCTTAGGTAGATTCTCCTGCCCTTGGTGCTCTTGACCTCTATGCAGAGGTACAGCTTTCCGTTTCCGGCTATAACGTCAACCTTCTTGCTCCCCGCGGATCTGACGACCGCGAAGCCGAGCTCTTCAAGTTTGTGTATGAGTTCCCTCTCCGCGCTGGCCCCTCTCCTGTACCTCATGGCTCAACACACCCCTATTCGATCACCCGGCCTTATATACCTGTTCCCGGTTAGGTTTATAAGCCGTCCATCCAACTCACGCGGGGGTGGGTGAAATGGCCGTTTACGAGCTGGAAGGAAAGAAACCCAAGATTCATCCGACGGCTTTTATCGATGAGAGCGCTTCCATCATAGGCGACGTTGTTCTTGAGGAGAAAACGAGCGTCTGGCCTTCCGCGGTTCTGAGGGGGGACATAGAGCAGATATACATCGGCTGCTGCTCGAACGTTCAGGACAACGTGAGCATACACACCTCCCACGGCCAGCCGACGATAATAGGCAAATACGTCACCATAGGCCACAACGCCGTCGTTCACGGGGCCGAGATAGGTGACTACGTCATCATCGGCATGGGCGCGGTCATACTCGACGGGGTCAAGATAGGCAAGCACGTGGTCATCGGCGCGGGAGCGCTGGTTCCACCGGGCAAGGAGATCCCCGACTACAGCCTCGTCATAGGTGTCCCAGGGAAAGTTGTGAGGCAGCTCAGCGAGGAGGAAATCGAGTGGACCAAGAAGAACGCTGAGATCTACATGGAGCTGGCGGAGAAGCACCTCAAATCAAGGAAGAGGATCGAGTGAGGGAAATGCTCTACAGACTGCTCTCCCACGTTCCCCACGTTGTTTTCAAACCCTTTTACGACTTTTACGAGAGGTACCTGTTTGAGAGGGTCAAATCGGGGAACATTCCGAGGCACGTGGCAATAATCATGGATGGAAACAGGAGATGGGCGAGAAAGCTCGAAAAGCCGCCCTGGTACGGCCATTTCTTCGGATCGAGGAAGCTTGAGGAGATCCTCGACTGGTGCAGGGAGCTCGGGATAAGGACGCTGACCGTCTACGCCTTCTCAACCGAGAACTTCAAGCGCTCCCGGGAGGAAGTTACCGCGCTTATGAACCTCTTCGAGGAGAAGTTCAAGGAGCTGATAGAGGACGAGAGGGTTCACAGGTACGGAATAAGGGTGAACGTCCTCGGAAGGAAGGAACTCCTGCCCGAGAACGTTAGAAAAGCTGCCGAGGAAGCGGAGAGGGCAACCAGGAAGTACAACAATTACACCCTCAACATTGCCCTGGCCTACGGCGGGAGGAGCGAGATCGCCGATGCGGTGAAGGACATAGTTAACGACGTCTTAGCCGGAAGGCTGAAGCCCGAGGAGATTGACGAGGATCTGATAAAGCGCTACCTCTACTACCCGAACATGCCCGACCCGGACATCGTGATAAGAACCGGCGGGGAGGTCAGGATAAGCAACTTCCTCCTCTACCAGATAGCCTACAGCGAACTCTTCTTCGTGGACGTCTACTTCCCGGAGTTCAGGAAGATAGACTTCCTCAGGATAATCAGGGAGTACCAGAAGAGGCAGAGACGCTTTGGGCGCTAAAGCTCGACGGATATGTTGAGCTTCTTTTCCTCTTCGAGCCTTACGAGTATCTCGTGGGCCTTTCTCTGTTCCAGGGGAATTCTCTTGAGCTGCTCGTAGGCGGCCATTATCTCCCTCTTCTCGTCCCCAAAGGCCTTCTGTCCCATGTAGAGCAGAACCGCGAGCAGGACGCCCTTCATTGTCCTCTCCGGGAGGGGGAGCAGCTTCCAGCCGTTGTCGTAGACGTAGGCGACCTTCGGGTTCTCGTGCCCCTCCAGCAGGTGTATCGGAACTATTCTCTTCCCCCGATCGACCTTGAGGTACTCGAAGAGGGCCTCCCTCGGGTAGCCTTCCTTGACGAGCCCCATGAAGCTCAGCTCAAGGGCCTTTAGAAGGGAGGAAATGCGCTCCATTTCGAGGATCCTCGACTTGGAGAAGAGGGAGAGCTTGAGCGCGGCCTTCATCGGGGGTTCGTTGAGCAGGTTCACCTTGACGAGGATTCTCTCCCTCAAACTCGAGCCGACTTCAAAGGCCTTAACCCCTATCCACACCGCTCCATTGGTGAGTATGCCGTACCTCACGCCGGTGTTGAAGCAGTACTTGGCGAGCTGTCTCAAAGGCTCCTCGCGCTTCTCTATGTTCACGCCGAGGTTCTTGGCCTCGACGTACGCCACTATCTCCCCGCCTAGGATGAGCGCGTAGTCGGCCCTTCCCTCCTCAGTCCTCGATTCGGGCCTTACCTCCTCCGGGTTGTCCCACTCCCAGCCGAGGGTTCGCATTATCTCCCCTATGAGGTGCTGCTTAACCGCCTCTTCGTTCGACTCGTAGAGCTTCCTGTGGGCGTTTATCTTCTTCAGAACCTTCATTATGCCCTCGGCTATCGGCCCGATGTCGGAGGATCCAGTTTCAATCCGCGCCAGTTCGTGGGTTGAACTCAACGCGTCAAGGTTGCTCTCGGCCATGGTTTCCGTCCCATAAACTGTACCCCTCCCGCTAAAAAACGTTTTTGGTGGGAAACCTTTTATCCACTCCCGAGTACTGGCGAAGGTGATCGTGGTGTGCAGAGTTCTCTTCGCGGTTGGAGACGGGGACAAACTGGTCCCCCTCGTTGAGGCCATCGTCCGTGCATCCGAGAACGATCCCTACAAGGAGGCCAGGGGGAGGGGAAGCCAGCACCGCGACGGCTGGGGCTACGTTCTCCTTGGAGATGGTTCCGTTCGCCACTACCGCTCGGTCAGGCCCGTTTTTGAGGATGAACCCGGAGTGGAGGGGCTCGTTGGATCGCTCGACGGGTTCTCGGTTCTCCTCGTGCACACGAGGGCCGCGTCCCAGGGAAGCAAAGGACTGCTTAACACCCAGCCCTTCGCGCTCTCTTCAGCCGGATTCTCGTGCTGGCTCTACCACAACGGCGACCTCAACAAGTCCGGTCTACTCGAGAGGATGGGCCTTGATAGAGGCTCCCTGGAGAAGGCCTCGGACAGCTACGTCATGGCCCTTCACGTTTGCGGGGCAATCCGCTCGGTTGAGAGGGACGAGCTCCTCCGAGTCTACTCCTCGCTGATGCCCCTGGTCAACACCAGCCTTAACACGGGTTCGCTCTTCCTCGGCCCCGACTGGGTGAGGGGCTTTATAACCGCCTACTCCCGGCCCGAGTACCTGCTGAGAAGGGAGAACTGGGACTACGTGAGGCAGATGCTCCTCAGGGGTGAAGACCTCTTCGCGGTCGCTTCTTCGACCCTCGAACTGTATCACCGGGCCGAGTGGAGCCCCCTGAGGAACGGAACTGCCCTTTACCTTGAGATCTCGCCCGGGGAGGAACGCTTTACCGTCGAGGAGCTGGTGATGGGATGAGCTACCGTTTTATACTTTCGTGCCCTATTCCCTCGGGTGATCACGGTGGACATGAAGGCCCCCATCAGGGTTTACATGAGCAGGAAGCTCATAGGCATAAGGCCCGACGACACGGTTAAGAGGGCCGGCGAGGTCATGACCGAGTTCGAGATAGGCTCCCTCGTCGTGGTGGACGAGAACGACAACGTCGTTGGATTCCTCACCAAGGGAGACATCATAAGGCGCCTCGTGGTTCCCGGCCTTCCGAACACGACACCGGTTAAGGAGATCATGACGAAGGACCTCGTTACGGTGCCCGCTGAGACACCCCTCCAGGACGTCCTCGACATAATGGCAAAGAAGGGGATAAAGCACATCCTCATAGAGGAAAACGGAAAGATAGTCGGGATATTCTCGATAACCGACCTCCTTGAGGCGAGCAGGAGAAAGCTTGAAACGGCGATAGCAACGGAGTGATGGCGATGATAAAGATAGCGCACATAAGCGACACCCATATAACCAACGAAGGGGCCTTCAAGGGCTACGCCTTCGACCTCATCGTCGAGGAGATCAACAGGGGAGACTTCGATTTCGTCGTCCACACCGGGGACATAACCAACCAGGGGCTGAGGGAGGAGTACGAGCAGGCCGCCTACCAGCTCGGCAAGATTAAGAAGCCGCTCGTCGTCATCCCCGGCAACCACGACGTCCGGAACGTCGGCTACAAGCTCTTCGAGAAGTTCATAGGGCCCCTAAACGGCGTCTACGAGTTCGACAACGGGGTTCTGATCTGGGTTGACTCAACGATCCCCGATCTGAGCGACGGCAGGATAGGCGGCCATAAATTCCGCTG belongs to Thermococcus sp. AM4 and includes:
- the hjc gene encoding Holliday junction resolvase Hjc; the protein is MRYRRGASAERELIHKLEELGFAVVRSAGSKKVDVIAGNGKLYLCIEVKSTKGRRIYLSGEDLEKLLSFSQRFGGKPYIAVKFIGREWRFFRAEDISGKRTGKNYRIDYGDAGMSLEEVVGKQKSLLDVIKGGGNEG
- a CDS encoding gamma carbonic anhydrase family protein, whose translation is MAVYELEGKKPKIHPTAFIDESASIIGDVVLEEKTSVWPSAVLRGDIEQIYIGCCSNVQDNVSIHTSHGQPTIIGKYVTIGHNAVVHGAEIGDYVIIGMGAVILDGVKIGKHVVIGAGALVPPGKEIPDYSLVIGVPGKVVRQLSEEEIEWTKKNAEIYMELAEKHLKSRKRIE
- the uppS gene encoding polyprenyl diphosphate synthase; this translates as MLYRLLSHVPHVVFKPFYDFYERYLFERVKSGNIPRHVAIIMDGNRRWARKLEKPPWYGHFFGSRKLEEILDWCRELGIRTLTVYAFSTENFKRSREEVTALMNLFEEKFKELIEDERVHRYGIRVNVLGRKELLPENVRKAAEEAERATRKYNNYTLNIALAYGGRSEIADAVKDIVNDVLAGRLKPEEIDEDLIKRYLYYPNMPDPDIVIRTGGEVRISNFLLYQIAYSELFFVDVYFPEFRKIDFLRIIREYQKRQRRFGR
- a CDS encoding type I restriction enzyme HsdR N-terminal domain-containing protein; the protein is MAESNLDALSSTHELARIETGSSDIGPIAEGIMKVLKKINAHRKLYESNEEAVKQHLIGEIMRTLGWEWDNPEEVRPESRTEEGRADYALILGGEIVAYVEAKNLGVNIEKREEPLRQLAKYCFNTGVRYGILTNGAVWIGVKAFEVGSSLRERILVKVNLLNEPPMKAALKLSLFSKSRILEMERISSLLKALELSFMGLVKEGYPREALFEYLKVDRGKRIVPIHLLEGHENPKVAYVYDNGWKLLPLPERTMKGVLLAVLLYMGQKAFGDEKREIMAAYEQLKRIPLEQRKAHEILVRLEEEKKLNISVEL
- a CDS encoding class II glutamine amidotransferase; this translates as MCRVLFAVGDGDKLVPLVEAIVRASENDPYKEARGRGSQHRDGWGYVLLGDGSVRHYRSVRPVFEDEPGVEGLVGSLDGFSVLLVHTRAASQGSKGLLNTQPFALSSAGFSCWLYHNGDLNKSGLLERMGLDRGSLEKASDSYVMALHVCGAIRSVERDELLRVYSSLMPLVNTSLNTGSLFLGPDWVRGFITAYSRPEYLLRRENWDYVRQMLLRGEDLFAVASSTLELYHRAEWSPLRNGTALYLEISPGEERFTVEELVMG
- a CDS encoding cyclic nucleotide-binding/CBS domain-containing protein, yielding MDMKAPIRVYMSRKLIGIRPDDTVKRAGEVMTEFEIGSLVVVDENDNVVGFLTKGDIIRRLVVPGLPNTTPVKEIMTKDLVTVPAETPLQDVLDIMAKKGIKHILIEENGKIVGIFSITDLLEASRRKLETAIATE